The following are encoded together in the Vidua macroura isolate BioBank_ID:100142 chromosome 6, ASM2450914v1, whole genome shotgun sequence genome:
- the MYOD1 gene encoding myoblast determination protein 1 encodes MDLLGPMEMTEGSLCSFTATDDFYDDPCFNTSDMHFFEDLDPRLVHVGGLLKPEEHPHHHGHHHGHEEEHIRAPSGHHQAGRCLLWACKACKRKTTNADRRKAATMRERRRLSKVNEAFETLKRCTSTNPNQRLPKVEILRNAIRYIESLQALLREQEDAYYPVLEHYSGESDASSPRSNCSDGMMEYSGPPCSSRRRNSYDSSYYTESPNDPKRGKSSVVSSLDCLSSIVERISTDNSTCPILPPVETVAEGSPCSPPEGVSLSDGGAQIPSPTNCTPLPQDNSSSNPIYQVL; translated from the exons ATGGACTTACTTGGCCCCATGGAGATGACGGagggctccctctgctccttcacaGCCACCGATGACTTCTACGATGACCCGTGCTTCAACACGTCAGACATGCATTTCTTCGAGGACCTGGATCCCCGGCTGGTGCACGTTGGGGGTCTGCTGAAGCCCGAGGAGCACCCGCACCACCACGGGCACCACCATGGGCATGAGGAGGAGCACATCCGGGCGCCCAGCGGGCACCACCAGGCTGGCCGCTGCCTGCTGTGGGCCTGCAAGGCGTGCAAGAGGAAGACCACCAACGCTGACCGCCGTAAGGCTGCCACTATGAGGGAGCGCCGGCGGCTCAGCAAGGTCAATGAGGCCTTCGAGACCCTCAAGCGCTGCACCTCTACCAACCCCAACCAGCGCCTGCCCAAGGTGGAGATCCTGCGCAACGCCATCCGCTACATCGAGAGTCTGCAGGCCCTGCTGCGGGAGCAGGAGGACGCTTATTACCCAGTGCTGGAGCACTACAGTGGGGAATCGGACGCCTCCAGCCCCCGCTCCAACTGCTCCGATGGCATG aTGGAGTACAGCGGGCCTCCTTGCAGCTCTCGCAGAAGGAACAGCTATGACAGCAGCTACTACACAGAGTCCCCAAATG ATCCAAAGCGTGGGAAGAGTTCTGTTGTTTCCAGTCTTGATTGCCTCTCAAGCATTGTAGAGAGGATTTCCACAGATAATTCCACATGCCCTATACTGCCTCCAGTGGAAACTGTTGCTGAAGGGAGTCCCTGTTCCCCTCCAGAAGGAGTGAGTCTGAGTGATGGTGGAGCCCAAATTCCTTCCCCCACCAACTGCACCCCACTCCCCCAGgataacagcagcagcaaccccATCTACCAAGTGCTATAA
- the LOC128808802 gene encoding ferritin light chain-like, which yields MAEPRSKRPRVMLPACPAHRPLPGSRVRHGFPPSVEEALCGVTGAQLELHYCLQALGEYFDQSHVALRNISKFFLHQALEERKAAEALMKYQQERGGHYCSKTIQKPNCDYAVGLMKALELAMVQWKTMLRYFEELYTLSVENADPHSANTIKKQFIGPKIQKIKLMGDLLTNARRLDCSQDGRNSLGDYFMDRLQKEFRTSIESESSDHCSPCPPLQECTGAAEGLKRPQRECSQHRNGIGPIYATIHCTTMLPQCNNGTRAKVKQGREGL from the exons ATGGCCGAGCCGCGCTCCAAGCGGCCCCGGGTGATGCTGCCCGCCTGCCCCGCGCACCGCCCGCTGCCCGGCAGCCGCGTCCGCCACGGCTTCCCGCCCTCCGTGGAGGAGGCGCTTTGCGGCGTCACCGGcgcacagctggagctgcactaCTGCCTGCAAGCGCTG GGTGAATATTTTGATCAGTCACATGTGGCTCTACgaaatatttcaaagtttttCCTGCATCAAGctctggaagagagaaaagccGCAGAGGCGTTAATGAAGTATCAGCAGGAAAGAGGAGGCCATTACTGCTCTAAAACCATCCAG aaaccaAACTGTGATTATGCAGTCGGTCTGATGAAAGCCCTGGAACTAGCAATGGTACAATGGAAAACTATGCTACGATATTTTGAAGAGCTTTACACCCTGAGTGTTGAAAATGCAGATCCACACAGTGCAAACACTATCAAGAAACAATTTATTGGGCCCAAAATCCAGAAGATCAAGCTGATGGGAGATCTGCTGACCAATGCTCGCAGGCTTGACTGTTCCCAAGATGGCAGAAATAGTCTTGGGGATTACTTTATGGACCGGCTGCAGAAAGAGTTCAGGACCAGCATAGAGTCAGAGTCTAGTGAtcactgcagcccctgcccacctcTCCAGGagtgcacaggagctgcagaaggtCTGAAGCGACCCCAGAGAGAATGCTCCCAGCACAGAAATGGCATAGGGCCAATATATGCAACCATACACTGCACCACGATGCTGCCACAGTGTAACAATGGCACAAGAGCAAAGGtgaagcagggcagggagggcctTTAA